The Brassica napus cultivar Da-Ae chromosome C1, Da-Ae, whole genome shotgun sequence DNA segment ACATGTATGAGttttcgaatattttgtcaCCAAAAATGTCTTTGGCCCATGCTTCAAACTCGCTCTAAGCTTCCAACCACATCCTTGAACACGACACTTAGCCACATACAGAGTTTTTGTTGTCTTATATGCTgagaatgtaaatttatattcgACAGCCACCGACTTCAGCTTTGAAACAAGCTCAGCCTTACTAGCAAAACTCTGACCGACATATATATTGTCCTTTAAGGACAACGATCTTCCTTCACCACCAGAGAACTGTGCTTTATAGCCATCATAAAGCTTTTCATTTGCATCCTCGTCAGAATCCTCATCTTTCACTTTCCCATAATCACTATAGTTTACACCATCGTCAACATCAACAGCAACAGTTGCTTGAACATCATCAGCATCATTACTATCTTCATCCCACTCTGAATCAGTATCTTCATCAGCAAAATTACTATCATCACCATCAGACACATCCGCATCATCATCAACTCCAGCTTCTACTTGGCTctggcttgatacacaaaggcgtacaaagtgtgtcttagCCAACTCGATCAAGTTCCACACTTGTCTATCACTCGTGACATGCATAGGAGGAGTATCCGGAGCCATTTGCTGTAAAATGACGTCTGGTAAGGAATATGTTAGCTCCACCTTCTCGATTTTCTTGTCCAGACCATAATCTTCTAGGGCCATTTCATGAAGTTCACCATGTGTACAACCATCCGGCACAAGAAACATTCTCCCTCCTTTCCGATTATTGACCACAAACTCCCACAAAGAGCCTTTCACCACCCATTCTCCGTATACAACAGGTATCTGAGCCATTTCCTGCAAAAAAATACAggtttacataatcagcaaagaaatatttcatgtttcataaaactataaacgaagacttacaaatacgtctacaattattagctaaaCAACATTGTCATATCAAATGAATTATACCtgaaccattataaaaaaaattcttttcaaaatcattcaaacccattaggattaactaacacacactttcaaacaaataaaactagaaaaaacttaatgaataatacacaaattcacatttttatagatttttctatgcaGACTTAATATTCAGTCTCTGAAGATGTAGACGTACTTTTCAGTTTACAGACATAGactgtcaaataggtctacgctttgggttggtttttgcaattgaccattttacgggttgctttctatagttgaaaaaagttgtgattttgtacatgtagactttcatttcagtctacaatttaaaaaggttagtttttgcaattgaccagaattcatccaagatttgactttcagaactagacttcatatgcagtctacatgtttgaatttttttgaaagaagttagttttgcaattgaccaagtttgacttccAATCAGTAGATTGAAATGAATGTCTACGTGTGTGTAGACCTcttgtgaagtctactctcaaatccgacgggttggttttgcaattgaccaaaataaaaagatagactttatacgcagtctacattttttttctaagataagaagactacatatgaagtctacaatttaataaatttttgattgctttttaaactttttggtcaaacacaaaactaacctattcaacgaagtcaaagttttggtcaaatacAATACTGACCTTTTATAGACTTCGTTGGCAGTCTACAGTTTGTAGacttccgttgaagtctattttgaaaagtcaaaagttcggtcaaatgaaaaactaacctcttttaggtagacgtctgagtaagtctaccgaaagttttatttttgttgtcaaaggtaaagacggagactactggggaagtttgcgttagaaaaaaatttgtttggtcaattgcaaaactaacccgtgcgttgacaaatagactgTATCGTAAGTCTACacggaggcgtagacatacaaaacagtctaccatcgcgacacagatctgaaaaagaacaaaaagtatgtaaatagttatttttttcctgtgtaaagctcgtttacaaccttttcaaccgtccaaactccGAATATGAGCAAAAGGAAGCATCTTTGacgattcactaatgaagaaactcgaaaatatgaagtttttgatTGTGAAATTGaaagttatgagagttttttagatggaaatgtagaggagatgagaggaaatgaagttttttggattagaatgagaaaaaaaagtggttgaaaattgaattctaaagctttagagctcaaaaatggtggttcatggtggttggaaaaattgatgatgatgatggcatttttgtaaataagaataaatggttagggtgtatttggttttttgttaatttcgaaattaataaaaaattaaataaaaatggcaattttgtgaataattcaaaaacatagggataatatgaaaattttattgatgaatagtatggacaaaaaaaaGGGTTGATTTTGGATTTGACTTGAAAAAGTGGGTTGGTTTTGATAAACTCCCTATAATCTATTAAGTATTTAAGTGGTGATGTATTAGATTGCAATGCTCCTACCCCTTGTATTGAGAACAACAAATAGTGGGATTGATTTCTTGATGCCCTAAGAAAAAATACACCTACCATATATGTGTGGGCTTTTAGGCCGAAGTCAGGCCTATAGTTATCGATTTTTCAGAAATTTGAAGGATGATATTGGCTGAATATACTAACATGTTGATCCAACAAGTCTCTACATAAAAGATCAAAATCACAACAAACACACCGTACCAAATTGAGATCAATTTTGAATGTTGACTTGTTGATTCGAAAGAGTTCAGTGTAATAGTCGTGGCACTtaaatttacaatttaattgCATGAACTCTGTGATCATCCAAGCCTAAGACCGAAAATAATGAAGTCAGGACTACAACGATTGCAGAAGAAGAATGTTTACATAATAGGTTATGAACATGAAGCACTGGCCTCACTCACCAGGAATATAATCAGGATAATACAATACAATACACTAcaatataaaagtatatacacaCACACGCTCAAGAAACATGTTTAGTGCAATCACTAGAGatataaagcaaaaagatcttTCCGCTAATACCACATCCAAAGATCCAGTTGCTTCTCTAACCATCACCACTCTCCAAAAAGGCTACACCTCAGATTCCTGCAATGGTTAAACAGAACATTATGAATCTCAGTCTCATTTTTTATAGTGTTCCATTTCAAACAAAAGTATCCCTTACCTGCCTGTAGAAATTACTGAAAACAAATCATTCCTTTGACCTTTATTTTAAACACATAGATGTGTATTTAGCCCTCACGGCTCTTCAGAGGTTTCCATTTTGGATGCAGACTTGTTGATTCGAAAGGCAGCAATGCACAGAGTAATATTACCAATCACAGTTAGTGCTCCCTGAAGCGCTACCAACACCTAACAATGAAGCAAGCCCACAATCACAACATTGAGTTAAGAGCTTAGCCCAATTCATTCATCAGTGTTTCACCAAATGAGAGTAAAAGAGGTTTTATTCACACCTCAAGAGATTCAGCATTGTAAAAGAAATGCCATGTGCATGCGCAAAGAGCTCCACCAAGCAAAGGCACCTGAACAAGGAACaacacagaaacaaaaaaagatatgaaaatacAAGAATCTAGGAAATAACCGTTTGGATCAGGTTAGAGAGGGTCTAACCATTCCCCATGAGAGACCTTTCCATGACTCGTAACCCTCTCTTTCTCCATATTTCCATACCAACACCATCGCCGTAATCctacaaaacatcaaaacacacaaacaaagtcTCGATCTTTTAATGCAAAGTCTCGAACTTTAGACCGGTATTGACACACATTATCAAGAACTCGAGAAACCCACAACAGCAAACACTATCTCGTATACTTTTTCTAAGATGGAAGTTGAATCAATTAGAGCAAGGAAGAAGGAGACAAACCATTCGACAACGCTGGAAACATGAACAGCCCAAGTGGGTAAAGACAACGCATTCGCCGGTTCGCTTAGCTGAAGAGAATCAACCGCCGCCATAGCAGTACTACCTGGTCCTGCCGCCATGAACGTCGCAGCCACCAAACCGGTTCCGATAAGACCCGACAGAGAAATCGGGTCATGGGTTAGGCTAGGGATACGGAGCTGACTCACAAGAGGAGAGGGAGACGGAGAAGAAGAACGAAAATGGGACGGAAATGGCCGGAGATCGGGTTTGGCGCAGGAGAAGATAAGAGTGGAGGTTGAAGCAATCGCCATGGctgagatttttgatttttgatttttggtttaattttaaaccggGGTTTGTCATCATCGAACCgtccttttaattttaaaccggggttccttatgtttatgaataatacagaaacatagattttattctctagtttcacaacacgttatcagcacgatagaatctaaatccctaagctaaaaCAAAccgcctaaaaccctaaccctaatcgGCGAACATCCTTACCGGCGAACCATCCTAATCCTGATCGCGAAACCTTACATCCTGATCCTTGTTTGCAATCTGttcccgatcagcttcagctcaaggcgttcctgatcctagctcagacgatcTCGGCTTGTTCAACCTCAGCTCGCAAACAAGACGATCTCAGACAGCTCGCGACCCGATCAACACGTTGGACAGCTCGTGTTCTCGATCTCAGCAATCAGACAGCTCGCGACAATATCAGCTCGCGTTCCGATCAGTTCCAGCTCGCGGTTCATCTCtttggtggtccattcaaccctacTTGAGGTTAAGGTAATTCGAAACCTTAAAGAGAACCCATAATcaaatttgattgtttgataagaatcgaaaccataaaaactacaaaccctaatagtatgatctaa contains these protein-coding regions:
- the LOC106374372 gene encoding ycf49-like protein, with protein sequence MAIASTSTLIFSCAKPDLRPFPSHFRSSSPSPSPLVSQLRIPSLTHDPISLSGLIGTGLVAATFMAAGPGSTAMAAVDSLQLSEPANALSLPTWAVHVSSVVEWITAMVLVWKYGEREGYESWKGLSWGMVPLLGGALCACTWHFFYNAESLEVLVALQGALTVIGNITLCIAAFRINKSASKMETSEEP